DNA from Brassica napus cultivar Da-Ae chromosome C4, Da-Ae, whole genome shotgun sequence:
CAGATAATTAATCTAATTAGCAACTAACAAGATACCAtcaacatttttaatttatctaaaCTGCATCTAATTACAGGATTCTTTGAAACAAAAAGGGCATGCTGTGGAACAGGAACAATAGAGACATCGTTCCTTTGTAATTCTCTTTCCTTAGGAACGTGTTCAAATGCCACAGGATATGTGTTTTGGGATGGATTTCATCCCACAGAGGCTGTGTACGAGCTCTTGGCTGGTCAACTATTGAGTCAAGGGatttctctaatctcttaaatTAAATTCCATCTCGATGAATTCAAACTGTACACCTACAAATAGTTACccttgtctctctctctttctaggGATATGTGTGTGACGAAGTATCCGACTCTCATAAACTAAAATAAGAGAGAGCGTGTGTGAGTGTGTGAATGTTGAAACTACCAATTTGTTTTATGTGATGCGTCAATAGATACAAGCTTTGTTAAATATGATCAAAATCTTCACTGATTTATGTTCTTGATTTATCTCTGGAGCATTTCTAATGTTGATAACAGTAATAATTTTGGCAAAGCTACAAATATGTCAAGTTTACTGATAGGTGAACATCATAAAACATTCACGTCTGATTAAACAAATCTGCGTGGTTAATTATCATATACCAACTACCAAGAAGTACCAAGTTCCTGATATCACAAGACAAACCAAACAAACTATTTGCATCAGCCCTAGCGGTATACCTCACACGCCATGTATATTAAAGGTCTAGCTGCTATACCGGATAAGTACCTGGTCAGAGGTCTCTAGGAGAGTTCAAATCCTGCATTTGATGTAATCGCGTACAATAGTTTCTCCCTCATAGTGCTTGCTCGTTTATACGTTGGaagctgaaacaatcaacaaagaaagaataaacaaaCAGGTACATGAGTGTTGGCATAAGTAGACAAACATGACGATTAAAACTCCACCTTAAGAGTATTGTAGCACGTAGAAGCAGATGGAAGCCTTTCTACATCTTGTCCTCCAATGGCAGCCCAAAGAGAAGTGTCACAAGAAACCTTCAGACGCAAAAGAACAAATGTAAAGAATAAACTACCAAACAGATAATTTCACATGAAATTGTAAGAAGCTAAAGTTCAAAAACAAACTTTGTGGATGATGAAGGTTGGCTGCAAGTATTTGAAACCAAGGAGTGGTGCTCGAGAACAACTAGTCACAAACTTTAGGAGCATGCAGCGTTCACTCGGTTCAAAACCTTTCATAACCTGCGGCAGGATACCCGGAGAGATATTAAACAAGCAGCTCAAAACCTCTGCGTACGCCATAATTTaggcagaagaagaagagatcaggGCTTCTGAGTCCGAATCATTACCTCCCAAAAGATTTTGATTGTTCGACTGCTATCAGAGTAACCACCAGTGTATTTTGTATTCCTTCTTAAGTCATCAACATCGATATCATGGTTTCCTCCAGAGAGTAACTGCACATAGTCATTTACGTAAGAAAATAGCCCTGTGCAAGAGAACGATTACAGTAAAACCGCATACCTGATTAAATTCATGGGTGTTAAACAGTTTCAACCAAGCAGGAGATATAAGGTCGGTTAACCCTCTGTAAAATGCATTTGAAAAGGGCACAATCTGCATTCAAGGCACAGGACAACATGATTACCACATCATTCAGTAATTTTATTGATTGACCTTAAATTAAACGGAAAAAGACGAGACCTGGCGGTTGAGTTTATAGTCGGCCATTGCATGAATATATTGCATTTTGTTCTCAATCGTTACTGAGATATCCTTCCCACCGGGTTTGAGCTCAATTATGCTCATTTTCCCACAAAACTCTTCAGTGACTGTGAAATCCAGACAGAGTTCCTGTAAATCACCCTCATATTGCTGCATACAACAAACAAGAGTCTTAGTCTCAGAAACCCTCTTTTGTTATACTTAACTCAAGATTGAATTTCGTCCTATGAGGTGACAGATTTATCACCTGCGAGTGGTTTTTACCTTGATATACATAAGGTTCCTGTAGAGCTCCGGATCAAGCCCTGACAGTTCATCAATAAAGCTATAACGCCCCAATAGCTTCTGGATGAAAACGTGTGAAAAGGAGTAATCCAGAAGTATTCCTTCATATAGAGCTTTTCCAACAATTCTTCCAAGAAACTCAATCATCTGAATCCCGTTCTCAAGGTACCGAGCAGATGGGCTAGGAACAAGCAACCTATCTGAAGTAGTAGTTTGCGAGAATAACCCATACCTTGTGAAAGAGAATAGAATGTACAtgccaataaaaacaaaagttaaccCATTGGAAAAGTAACAAAATAGATTAGAATAAAGTAACGCACAGAAGAGCTTACTCAGTAGCAAAAGCTGCTTTGGTTATGTCCGTCAAAAATTCTTTTGAAAGGCCACCATAGTCTAGGCCAGCCTCAGGAAGGCCAGACTCGTTCACAAACGAGACATGAATGGAGGATTTTAGCCTGCTACCGATGGAATTCAGTTGTCGAAATCCATCCTCGACCACATGACCTCGACGAACAACTATCTCTATTGATCTTGCGCCAGGCGCATCCACTTCACCAGCCATTTTCCTTGAAGCTTTATCCATGCTTATAAACTCTCTAAACACATGAACCCTGCATGGATAGCAACACATTTAAATAAACATCATtcataagataataaaaactgAGACAGGTAACAGTTAGTTATAAGTCATTGTAGCACAAAAAGGACATAAATAGGCTATAAAGCGAACCAATGTGAAATACCTTTCTTCAAATGGAAAGACATGCGGAGTAATTGTTATAACAGAACCCATGCTTGGAGACGTAAAAACATCATTGGTTGGTAAAACCTCATGAGTTCTTGCAGCAAATGCAATTGGAGGTCTACTAGTTCTACCAGGTGAGAGCCACAGGGCAGAAGGACAAAAAGGGTGCCTGCAATCTCTTTCATACAATAGATGCAAACATCTGATAGCAGAATCCATAAGTTGTCTATTCTCAGGACCTGTGCCACGCAACAATCCATTGTACACGAGAGTGTTAAGCACTGACGCAATTCTCCGTTGTTTCTCTAGCGTAAAGGGGATCTATATCATGCCAATACAAACCTCAAGTAAATATCAGACTAATAACAAATAAGCTCCAGGAGACCATATTGTGTATTTTACCTGCTTTTCATAGAACTGTATGTCATCAAGAACCACGAGTAAATGCGCATAGCTTGCACAAAATAGATGAAGCAGACATGACACATCTTTGGATATACCTACAGGACCACTCCTAAGAGTTTGCACGTCCCACCCATCATCAGTTGACTCATTAGCCTGGCTTGATCCTGGCTGATCAACGGTACTCTCCACATGTTCCCGCGGCCCCGGTGATTTACCAGAGAACTTGTTAAGCACATTCACCCACTTGTTGACTCCGTCATTCTTAAGGTGCTTCAGTTTCTTCTCAGAAGCACTTCTTGTATTCCATGAAGCTTTAGCAGGTTTATGAGATGATTCGTCAGCAGTGCAACCATCTTCAGGGAGTAGGACACTCTCTAGAGAGCTCCACAAAGAGACAACGTATCCAGGACAGAAGGATAACATATTAAGGACAGGCAAAGGTCCTACAACAGGATTCAGCACGCAGAAGATTCTCAACATACATGAATAGAATCGTGCAATGTCAAACAATTCTAGGGTTTCTGATCCTTTTTTACTCCTCGTTGATGCATCTTTATCTGCTGTAACACGAGTTTCTTTCCCAGAAGCTGCCAACAGTTTTGCGAGATGCCACTGTTGACATACTGGTCGAAGCAATTCAACAAACGAAATCTTTACAGAACTTTTTCCTTTCTCCGTATCATCCGGTGTGGCCTCAAAGTCAAGATGAATATCCCGAGTTCCAACCTTTTCAACTTGAGACAAGAGATTCTCGGCGAGGGTCACAATAACATGAACATACAAGACATAAAACATCTCTGGATTAGATTCTTGTGTGTCCATAAAATCGTTTTCACTAACTGTTGCCAGGGATATGATGTTCCCCATAGCCCATCCAACAGAAGGAATCTCCGTTGTACAGCTTTGCTTCTCTGAATGCTCTATTTCTGATATTCTGGTCAACAGTTTGTCCCTCAAAATCTGTTGTCACCTGCCACACTTTAATAAGTTCTTCGATTGTTTGGTAAAAAAAGCAATGGCTCTTCTGAAAAGGCAACAGAGCTTAAAACAACTAAAACCTTTCTCTAACATGTTTTGCTATAACAAAATTTGATATGAGACTTACCAATATAGTATGAAAGCTTGGCATTAGTATGCTTTTGTGCTTCAGTGCACGTATGAGAGCGCTTGGAAGGCAGCAAACTAGTCGAGGAACTGTAAGTATTAGAGAAACATATCCTTCAACAGCCAAATTTGTGTCTGGTTGATTGTCATCAACAAAAGTAGGTTGTCTCGCATGGAATGGTCGTAGAGCCAAAGTTACTGCACTCGTAGTAATCAATAGTCTCTCATCTGAATTTTTGGTTAATGACTTGATATATTTTCTAACTGCTCTGTAATATCCACTTTTAGAGCTCCCTAAAAACTGAACGATCATTTTCCCAGCTGTTTCTGCATCTTCAAAGTTTTGTTTTGAGATAATCTTCCAGCTTTTGGGATCGGTTAAAACAATAAGGATGCGTAGTAAAAGGGCACTGACACCAAGAACATCTTTTATCCTCTCCTGTGAGTAACTACACTCCGTGAGAAGGAAAGAGCAGAGAGACACCAGTCTTCGTGTTTGACAGGCCCATGTTTTACTCTCTTCAAATGTACCAACTGCTAGTGAGCAAAAATGATACCCTTGATCTGCAAAAGCAATAACAACATCTATCTAAGATCTATATCAATCCTAATTTCCAAGACCAACAATCCAAAAGCCAAGGAAGAAAACAATCATACCATTAGAGTTGATGCTTTCCAGTAGAATCTTAAAGCAAGTGTGCATGCACTGTACATCTCGTGGCTCTATCTTTTGATGTTGGACACACAGAGATCTGATAAAGAAGAGGAAAGGTCTCAACACTCTACTTGACACCCAACTCTTAGTCAGTGTATCAGAATTGCAACTCAGCGAACTCTCCCACTCTTCCTGGATCA
Protein-coding regions in this window:
- the LOC106389133 gene encoding E3 ubiquitin-protein ligase UPL7; this encodes MDLNRKHKVSLRGASSEEMSRDALLAKVSQARELRSYARRANAAAIFIQRVWRSYIVRKKAAFVIQEEWESSLSCNSDTLTKSWVSSRVLRPFLFFIRSLCVQHQKIEPRDVQCMHTCFKILLESINSNDQGYHFCSLAVGTFEESKTWACQTRRLVSLCSFLLTECSYSQERIKDVLGVSALLLRILIVLTDPKSWKIISKQNFEDAETAGKMIVQFLGSSKSGYYRAVRKYIKSLTKNSDERLLITTSAVTLALRPFHARQPTFVDDNQPDTNLAVEGYVSLILTVPRLVCCLPSALIRALKHKSILMPSFHTILILRDKLLTRISEIEHSEKQSCTTEIPSVGWAMGNIISLATVSENDFMDTQESNPEMFYVLYVHVIVTLAENLLSQVEKVGTRDIHLDFEATPDDTEKGKSSVKISFVELLRPVCQQWHLAKLLAASGKETRVTADKDASTRSKKGSETLELFDIARFYSCMLRIFCVLNPVVGPLPVLNMLSFCPGYVVSLWSSLESVLLPEDGCTADESSHKPAKASWNTRSASEKKLKHLKNDGVNKWVNVLNKFSGKSPGPREHVESTVDQPGSSQANESTDDGWDVQTLRSGPVGISKDVSCLLHLFCASYAHLLVVLDDIQFYEKQIPFTLEKQRRIASVLNTLVYNGLLRGTGPENRQLMDSAIRCLHLLYERDCRHPFCPSALWLSPGRTSRPPIAFAARTHEVLPTNDVFTSPSMGSVITITPHVFPFEERVHVFREFISMDKASRKMAGEVDAPGARSIEIVVRRGHVVEDGFRQLNSIGSRLKSSIHVSFVNESGLPEAGLDYGGLSKEFLTDITKAAFATEYGLFSQTTTSDRLLVPSPSARYLENGIQMIEFLGRIVGKALYEGILLDYSFSHVFIQKLLGRYSFIDELSGLDPELYRNLMYIKQYEGDLQELCLDFTVTEEFCGKMSIIELKPGGKDISVTIENKMQYIHAMADYKLNRQIVPFSNAFYRGLTDLISPAWLKLFNTHEFNQLLSGGNHDIDVDDLRRNTKYTGGYSDSSRTIKIFWEVMKGFEPSERCMLLKFVTSCSRAPLLGFKYLQPTFIIHKVSCDTSLWAAIGGQDVERLPSASTCYNTLKLPTYKRASTMREKLLYAITSNAGFELS